A region from the Flavobacteriales bacterium genome encodes:
- a CDS encoding 4-hydroxy-tetrahydrodipicolinate synthase, with translation MHEKFRGLGVALITPFRSNGAIDYAALERVVEHQITGGIDYLVVMGTTGESVTLNAEEKKQLLAQVIEFAHHRVPIVLGVGGNNTAEVVHALESYDLSGVDGILSVSPYYNKPTQEGIYQHYRALAQASLLPIILYNVPGRTASNMSAEVTLRLARDFKNIVGIKEASGNLDQISTILKHAPKDFLVISGDDSLTLPILALGGHGVISVVGNALPKEFSALVTAGLSGDLATGRREHFKLLEFMSAIFAEGNPGGIKEALSILGICDKHLRLPLVNVGEATAKRIYQCMADAELVKL, from the coding sequence CTGCACGAGAAATTCCGTGGCCTCGGGGTCGCGCTCATCACGCCTTTCCGCAGCAACGGTGCCATCGACTACGCCGCATTGGAGCGGGTGGTTGAACACCAGATCACCGGCGGCATCGACTATCTGGTGGTGATGGGCACAACCGGCGAGAGCGTTACGCTGAACGCCGAGGAGAAGAAACAGTTGCTGGCGCAGGTCATCGAGTTCGCTCACCACCGCGTGCCCATCGTGCTGGGCGTGGGCGGCAACAACACCGCCGAGGTGGTGCACGCGCTCGAGAGCTACGACCTCAGCGGCGTGGATGGCATCCTCAGTGTGAGCCCCTATTACAACAAGCCCACGCAAGAGGGCATCTACCAGCACTACCGCGCGCTGGCCCAAGCAAGCCTGTTGCCCATCATCCTTTACAACGTGCCCGGCCGCACGGCCAGCAACATGAGCGCCGAGGTGACCCTGCGGCTCGCTCGCGACTTCAAGAACATTGTTGGGATCAAGGAGGCCAGCGGCAACCTCGACCAGATCAGCACCATCCTCAAACATGCACCCAAGGATTTCCTGGTCATCAGCGGCGACGATAGTCTCACGTTGCCCATCCTTGCGCTCGGCGGTCACGGCGTTATCAGCGTGGTGGGGAACGCGCTACCCAAGGAATTCAGCGCACTGGTCACCGCAGGGCTTTCCGGTGATCTGGCCACCGGACGTCGCGAGCACTTCAAACTGCTGGAGTTCATGTCGGCCATCTTCGCGGAGGGCAATCCGGGAGGCATCAAGGAAGCGCTCTCCATCCTGGGCATTTGCGACAAGCACCTTCGCCTTCCGTTGGTGAACGTCGGAGAGGCCACAGCCAAGCGGATCTACCAGTGCATGGCCGATGCGGAGTTGGTGAAGTTGTAA
- a CDS encoding META domain-containing protein, which produces MKRITLAAVIFTVMSANTCKTGDAAATAADLAGKQWNLQSLAGEAVKLAEGQQPWVKAEPDGALSGFGGCNSLMGSMKLEGSSLSFPGLGSTKKFCQDTNEVEMKFKSALSSTTGFKLDGNTLTLLNGATELAKLVSN; this is translated from the coding sequence ATGAAAAGGATCACACTAGCGGCTGTCATTTTCACGGTGATGAGCGCTAACACATGCAAGACCGGCGATGCGGCTGCAACAGCCGCCGACCTCGCCGGGAAACAATGGAACCTGCAGAGCCTGGCCGGTGAAGCCGTGAAGCTGGCCGAAGGTCAGCAGCCCTGGGTAAAGGCCGAGCCCGATGGTGCCTTGAGCGGCTTCGGCGGATGCAACAGCCTCATGGGCAGCATGAAGCTGGAGGGTTCAAGCCTGAGCTTCCCGGGCCTGGGCAGCACGAAGAAGTTCTGTCAGGACACCAACGAGGTTGAAATGAAGTTCAAGAGCGCCCTGAGCAGCACCACGGGGTTCAAGCTCGATGGCAATACGCTCACCCTGCTGAACGGGGCCACTGAATTGGCCAAGCTGGTTTCGAACTAG
- a CDS encoding rhomboid family intramembrane serine protease: protein MTYQEERSIVFRRALLALAVPAVLLVFMWSVFWLDTYFSWDAARSGLLPRTLHGAIGIFTAPLLHGSLEHLVGNSIPMLFLGWCLFFFYPRSAWWALAGTWLFTGSLVWASARPDIHIGASGVVYALAAFIFLSGVLRRLRPLLALSLLMVFLYGGMVWGVLPIEERVSWESHLWGGITGFALAWWLRDQPSAVPPPPMYFADEVDDDVPVPAAEHDDEQDAERARWMREMQERARRNTTLGNDDITINYPPL from the coding sequence ATGACCTACCAAGAGGAACGATCCATCGTCTTCCGTCGCGCACTCCTTGCCTTGGCTGTGCCAGCCGTGCTGCTGGTCTTCATGTGGTCGGTCTTCTGGTTGGATACCTACTTCAGCTGGGATGCCGCCCGGTCCGGTCTTCTGCCGCGCACGCTGCATGGGGCCATTGGCATATTCACGGCCCCACTACTGCACGGCAGCCTGGAGCACCTGGTCGGCAACTCAATCCCCATGCTCTTCCTGGGGTGGTGCCTGTTTTTCTTCTATCCACGTTCGGCGTGGTGGGCGCTGGCTGGAACGTGGTTGTTCACGGGATCGCTGGTGTGGGCAAGCGCAAGGCCCGACATCCATATTGGGGCCAGCGGTGTGGTGTACGCACTAGCCGCCTTCATCTTTCTCAGTGGGGTGCTACGGCGGTTGCGTCCGCTCCTTGCACTCTCCTTGCTCATGGTTTTCCTCTATGGAGGCATGGTGTGGGGCGTGCTGCCCATCGAGGAGCGCGTGAGCTGGGAGAGCCACCTCTGGGGCGGCATCACGGGGTTTGCCCTGGCTTGGTGGCTGCGTGATCAACCATCCGCGGTGCCACCGCCGCCGATGTACTTCGCAGATGAGGTGGACGATGATGTGCCAGTGCCCGCAGCAGAGCACGACGACGAACAGGATGCTGAACGCGCCCGTTGGATGCGCGAAATGCAGGAACGTGCCCGGCGCAACACCACGCTCGGCAACGACGACATCACCATCAATTATCCGCCGCTGTGA
- a CDS encoding 3'-5' exonuclease, whose amino-acid sequence MDFLTLDFETANRHPDSPCQLGITVVRGGAIAETLVWLIKPHCFPHFDYWNIKVHGIRPEHVAKSPDFRGLWNEVKPLLHDQLVFAHNAAFDMGVLRSTLERYGMEPPNMRYACSVRLARKAWPGLRSYGLGNLCNLHGITFKHHDAGADAEATAKLILRALEDPRVQSGQLSFSMDEFVRRLKVGIKEFAPAPARTFS is encoded by the coding sequence ATGGACTTCCTCACCCTCGACTTCGAGACCGCCAACCGCCACCCGGACAGTCCGTGCCAATTGGGCATCACCGTGGTGAGGGGTGGGGCCATTGCGGAAACACTGGTCTGGCTCATCAAGCCGCATTGCTTCCCCCACTTCGACTACTGGAACATCAAGGTGCACGGCATCCGGCCGGAGCATGTGGCGAAAAGCCCCGACTTCCGCGGACTATGGAACGAGGTGAAGCCCTTGCTGCACGATCAGCTGGTGTTCGCCCACAATGCGGCCTTCGACATGGGCGTGCTGCGCAGCACGTTGGAGCGCTACGGCATGGAACCGCCGAACATGCGCTACGCGTGCAGCGTGCGGTTGGCGCGCAAGGCTTGGCCGGGGCTGCGGAGCTACGGATTGGGGAACCTGTGCAACCTGCACGGCATCACCTTCAAGCACCACGATGCGGGTGCCGATGCGGAAGCCACGGCCAAGTTGATCCTGCGTGCCCTGGAGGATCCCCGTGTGCAAAGCGGTCAGCTCTCGTTCTCGATGGACGAATTCGTGCGCCGCCTGAAGGTCGGCATCAAGGAATTCGCTCCGGCACCGGCGCGTACATTTTCTTGA
- a CDS encoding ATP-binding protein produces MKQRNIRHAVDIALADTPVVLVNGARQTGKTTMVQDIARKQKGAFISLDDHTTLDFALNDPPGFIAGLGRFAVIDEVQNAPNLFRAIKASVDKDRKPGRFLLTGSANVLVLPKMADSLAGRMEIITMHPFAMDELRGRRSSFIDKIFQARLPKPTSTKPLSRAQLAALVSSGGYPEVLGRKDRARRSAWYRAYITTILQRDVRDISNISGLTELPKVLSALAERSSGLLNLADVSRTLHVPHSTLRRYTDLLEATFLSTPLPAWRTHRISRLMKTPKVHLEDTGFACHLCGIDGPDQLHKSNRFGHLLESFVVNELRKISGWSRTVVDLHHYRTEKNKEVDVVLEDSKGRVVGIEVKASAAVNHHDLGGLHDLKEAAGEKWVRGIVLHNGTEATTMGNDMHMLPVQSLWEW; encoded by the coding sequence ATGAAGCAGCGAAATATCCGCCATGCGGTTGATATCGCACTCGCCGATACGCCTGTGGTACTGGTGAACGGCGCTCGTCAAACGGGCAAGACCACGATGGTACAGGACATTGCCCGCAAACAGAAAGGGGCTTTCATATCGCTGGACGATCATACCACACTTGACTTCGCACTGAACGACCCACCCGGGTTCATTGCGGGCCTGGGCCGATTTGCGGTTATCGATGAAGTGCAGAACGCGCCCAACCTGTTCCGCGCCATCAAGGCATCCGTTGACAAGGACCGCAAACCCGGCCGCTTCCTGCTCACCGGCAGCGCCAACGTTCTGGTACTGCCCAAGATGGCCGACTCGCTCGCGGGCCGCATGGAGATCATAACCATGCACCCGTTCGCCATGGACGAACTGCGCGGGCGACGGAGCAGCTTCATCGACAAGATTTTCCAAGCGCGGTTGCCAAAGCCCACGTCCACGAAGCCATTGAGCAGAGCCCAACTCGCTGCACTGGTTTCATCCGGTGGCTACCCCGAAGTGCTGGGGCGCAAGGACAGGGCACGGCGCTCGGCGTGGTACCGGGCCTACATCACCACCATCCTGCAACGCGATGTCAGGGACATCAGCAACATCTCCGGGCTCACCGAACTGCCCAAGGTGCTGAGCGCGCTGGCCGAACGCAGTAGTGGTCTGCTGAACCTCGCCGATGTGTCGCGTACGCTGCACGTTCCTCACAGCACCCTGCGCCGCTACACCGATCTGCTCGAAGCGACTTTCCTCAGCACCCCGTTGCCTGCATGGCGCACGCACCGCATCAGCCGACTGATGAAGACACCCAAAGTGCACTTGGAGGACACGGGCTTTGCCTGCCATCTGTGCGGCATCGATGGTCCCGATCAACTGCACAAGAGCAACCGGTTCGGGCACCTGCTGGAATCGTTCGTAGTGAACGAGCTTCGCAAGATCAGTGGCTGGAGCAGGACCGTGGTGGACCTGCACCACTACCGCACGGAGAAGAACAAAGAAGTGGACGTGGTGCTGGAGGACAGCAAAGGCCGCGTTGTGGGCATTGAGGTGAAGGCCAGCGCCGCCGTGAACCACCACGACCTGGGCGGATTGCACGACCTGAAGGAAGCCGCTGGTGAGAAGTGGGTACGAGGCATCGTGCTGCACAACGGCACGGAAGCCACCACCATGGGCAACGACATGCACATGCTTCCCGTGCAGAGCTTGTGGGAGTGGTAA